The Eriocheir sinensis breed Jianghai 21 chromosome 33, ASM2467909v1, whole genome shotgun sequence DNA window CTGTGTGGTGTGAATGAGAAAATGAATCACTgttaaacattattttatgtacactcACTTATTACTGAGCACTTCTTTGTGAAACTCCAGTAGTAAGTGCTACTAAAACAATCTTTAACATGTGCATCTTTAACAAGTGAGTGCTGGGCACACTTCAGCTGCAGATTTGACTGTCTATGTTATCTGTTAACAGAAGCTGCTATCTATCTGCACACATTGTAAAACTGGACACCAATACTCCTGAACTTTcaaaatattttctttttaatataaGGTATAGGTAATCAAACATTAAAACTTTAGAAAAATTTGTTGAATAATTCAAATTAGAGCTGGATTTGAAATATATCAAGCCAGGTAtgtcaacccggtagcagcggggatcatgtttcttaatggtccctccaagcgagcaaaatgacaaaaaatcacccttcgcacaaaccatttcataatatatatcaaagcatttgtgatcagattatgtatcatctattttggggggtttatatcatggcacaaatttggcccgtcgctgctacacggtaaagccacaaatttggcccgtcactgctaccgggttaaacaaagGATAGATAGTTTTAATAACCAAATGTATATGTTGTCTGTCATTTTTTGGGGGAGGCTTTACGCATCACCTACAGGCTGAATCGTGCCAATCAGTTGCAGAGCCATATCACAAAATAGAGTATTAAATTCCAGCTCCTCATACAAGATCAAAGAAAAAGCATTTCCATTCAACATTACTTCAATTACAATATGAAACTTATTTGGTTAACCAGTAAATGCATAATCATGCCAACTACTTgttaaaaaagttaaaattaaaaGTAAAACTCAAACATTTTCTAATCTAAAGAAAAGATAATCTTAAATTAGCTCCAACAAATCAAAGCCATTACACTTTTTAAGCTATTCTATGGTAAAATAGCATCAGAAATTCTAAATAACACGACTGCATTAAAAAATAATACATTTCAACTGCCTCTTGGTATCCAACCCCATTAAAATAGTTACCCTACCCAGGTAAAATGTTAACCTAACCTTATTTAAATATCAAAGTTTTTTCAGTGTCAATAGTTGGGGCTCGATTTGAGAATGATGCAGTCCTGTTATCTAGAATTACCATGAGATCTCACTTCCTACCTGCTGGCTGCACCCAAGGACTCTCTAGACTCCTTGGCTGCATCCTAACACCCTCCCTGCACTGACCCTTGCTGCCATACCTTCTCGTGCTGGTTGAGAGCCTCAGCCTGTGCCCGAGTGCGGGGGAACCCATCCAGCAGCCAGGAGGAAGTCTTTATCCCCGCCAGCTCTGATGTGATAAGCTTCACCATCATCTCATCTGGCACCAGCTTCCCAGACTTCATGTACTTCTCAGCTGCCTGTCCTAGATCTACAAGTGGTTGCTGCATCAATATCACTAATACTGATTTCAATACATATCTGACTAGCATACAATTTGTGTAGTTCTTAGGTAATCTGCACTTTTCATATTTAATAATTTAGTGTTGATGGGTTACTCTTTTAATGGTAACATGTTATATATTAGGTGATGATAAGATACAAATTTAGTGGTGATAGGTTACTACCCTCAGTCAGGTTAGGCAGGCAGGTAATCCATATATTACCCCAATATCTTTCCCATTAGTACAGTACTACGGTTACAAATGTTGGTTTATGTAATATTGTTGCAAGAGAAAACCTACACACTAAAAAAGTAACTGAAATGAGTTACACACACTCTCCACGTCATCTAAATTCATCTCATTACCCGAAATATTACATGATTACAGAGATAAACACGATAAAGACAAGATTAAGAGCGCCGGCTCCTGCCCATCTCTCTTTCCCCGCCCTCACCTTCACAAACCTTATATAAAGCACCTCAAATACAGCCGGAGGAAAATCAAATGACGTATAAAATAACCTGCAAATAATGTCTCAGTAAGGGTAACTTATATAGATATGTGAGAGCGAAAGGATggcctacctacctgtcttcttGAGGACTTGGGAGCGAAGGACATCACCGCTGGACAGATGTTTCAGACCAAAGTCCCGCAGGATTCTCGAGGATATGGTGCCCTTGCCTGAGCCCGGCGCCCCAAGGATCACCATTTTAAACAATTTGCTCATGGTGGCTGCGTGTCACTCCCTCAGGCCTGCACACCGAGTCAATCTGTGTCTGTGCCCGACCGTGCTGCCTGCTGTCAGCCTCCACGCCCGTTGCTGCAGGAATCAGCTCGcggccgcaaaatagctcgcagaggggttcaacttcctcaccttttctatatttcactcaccgctatcgtttacttgtcctgtttcgtCTCCAACACACGGCACAAACATCAGAGAATCACTTTCTATCAAGGGATGGCTGTATAACAGACGAATAGGGCAGATTTTTAGAAAGAATTACCCCACGTTGATGTTCTCTCAGTTAATgcttgtttggtctgttggtctggtgTGCTGTCCTCTTGCGGgcaatatcaaccatcacaaagatCATAAAGGGataaaatagaacaaaataaggcaaattaATATGTTTTCCTCCGTAGTGGACAACAGAGCgatttatttctgcgaggaggtatttctcgcaacaccggccttCATCTCGGTATAAGGGACACTATTGATGTGCAACAAGTAGTATTCGAGTAGAACTGTCATATCTGGAGCTGTGTTTAGGGGTTTTGGTTCTTTTAAAGTTCCTCTATGATGGGATTCGATACATTTGGTTTCAGGGATATGTTGGTCTGCCTTTTTAGCATTTCCTTTACACCGTTTAGCTGGTCTATCTCTTCACTCTAACCTCCTTTCATTCATTAGACTCTTGTTCTTCACATCAACTGCTTCCCACTCTCATGTGTCCTGTTGCCCTGCCTTTTATAACTTTCATTTTCAGTTCCACTTGGTCTGTCTTCTCACTTTCACCTTATCACACTTATATTTATTTCTAGTCTTACTATACTTTTAACATCAACCGCCCCCTGCATGGTATATACCTTTCACTATTTAATGTTCTGCTGGTCTGCTTTTTTAACTATCCCACGCATTCACCCATACACTTTAATTTCTACTcttattttagtttctttttcctaTGTTTCAGAAGTCGTATATTACCTCTTCAATACGTTCTGCCTCTTCCTTGGTCTCAAAGTCAAATAAAACCACTTTCTAAAATTTCTCCCTTGTCCTCTGCATGACTACTGTCGTGATGCTCCTGTTTTTAAATGTCCTCACTTGGTTGTGGCACTTATAATCTCAAGGTCGCCCTCTCCttgccccaccccgccaatgaaaCTTGATATTCATGCCTCGTGCAGTATCTCCCATTTCAGTCACATGACGCCCACGCCTGTCAAAATGAATGTAACTGTAGCGAAATGAGCACAACAGCAATATTTACTTAGTGGAACAAGCAATACACGGCTTTCTACTCGacttatataaaagaaaatgtcAAAGAATGAGACAATAAACTGTAGTGAAGTAAGCAGCATCTCACAGTCCAGTCACATGATGCCCTCGCTTGTCAAAATGAATGTAATATAGTAGAGAAATGAGTACAAGAGCAATATATACTTGACAGAAAACGCAAGGCACTGATTTCTTCTTgtctcaaaagaaagaaaaaaatgggctGAACTGTGATTTGAGATTTGCCTTCTTTCAGTACCACATCATACGCCAGTCACATGATGGCACGCCTGTCAAAATTAATGTTATAGTAGCGAAATGCGAAAATAAACTGTACTGTGAAATAAAGTTCTTGTCTTCTTCCAGCATCTCATTCCTGTCACATGATGCCTACGCCTGTTAAAATCAATGTTATAATAACGGGATGATCACAAGTGCGGTAATAATTTAGTGGAACAAGCAAGACACATGTTTCTACTCAACTTGAAAGAAAATGtccaaaaatgagaaaaataactgCTCTGTGTAATGATTCTAGTCTTCCAGCATATCTGTTACTTCAGTCATGTGATGTCCATCCCTGTCAAAATTAATGTTAAAGTAACTTGATGAGCACAAGAGCATGATAGAAAAAGCAAGACATGATTTCTACTCaatttaaaagaaaatatatataaaaacgaaaAACTAAACTGCACTGTGAAATAAGATCCTAGTCTTGTTCCAGCATCTCCCATTCCAGTCACATGATGGCCACGCCTGTCAAAATTAATGTTATAATAGCAAGATGATCACAAGAGCAATATTTACTTTATAAAACAAGCAGAAAATGAACTTCTActtgaactgaaaaaaaaatccaagagaAAATAAACTACACTGATTTGATATTCTAGAGTCTTAGTCTTCTTCCAGCAACCTGCATTCCAACCATATGATGCCCACGCCTGTCAAAATTACTGTTAAAGTAACAAGATGAGCACAAGCAATATTTACTTGACCGAACAAGCAAGACACAAATCTCAACTGGATAAGAAAATATCTCTCAGAAAATGTAACCTGCACTGTGATTTTGAGACTTCAGTCTTGTTCCAGCATCTTTAGGGTTGAACACTTATTACAGTCCCTGGGAAGAGATCACACACTCTCATAGGCTTATAATCACCAAACAACTTTGTTATCAACCATGTATACTTTGAGAAATTCAATAATATACAGTTTCTTAAGATCCATACTAAAAATCTATTTGTTCGTGAATAATAAGAAAAGTCCAACTGCTAAAGCTAAGTAGCTAAAACCTCCTCAGTGAAGTTACTGATCACCATTCTTAATTAATGCATGTACGACACAGTT harbors:
- the LOC127006639 gene encoding GTP:AMP phosphotransferase AK3, mitochondrial-like isoform X2; protein product: MSKLFKMVILGAPGSGKGTISSRILRDFGLKHLSSGDVLRSQVLKKTDLGQAAEKYMKSGKLVPDEMMVKLITSELAGIKTSSWLLDGFPRTRAQAEALNQHEKGKDDVTGEPLVQREDDKLESVKKRLELYAANTGPLKAFYLELGILQSFHGTESNEIWPRVHKYLQTYLPALAGPF